One window of the Pseudochaenichthys georgianus chromosome 21, fPseGeo1.2, whole genome shotgun sequence genome contains the following:
- the u2af1 gene encoding splicing factor U2AF 35 kDa subunit: MAEYLASIFGTEKDKVNCSFYFKIGACRHGDRCSRLHNKPTFSQTIALLNIYRNPQNSAQSADGLTCAISDMEMQEHYDEFFEEVFTEMEEKYGEVEEMNVCDNLGDHLVGNVYVKFRYEEDAEKAVIDLNNRWFNGQPIHAELSPVTDFREACCRQYEMGECTRGGFCNFMHLKPISRELRRELYGRRRKGRHRSRSQSRERRSRSRDRGRGGGGGGGGGGGGGGGGGRDRERRRSRDRERSGRF, from the exons ATGGCGGAATACTTGGCGTCCATTTTTGGGACAGAGAAAGATAA GGTCAACTGCTCGTTTTATTTTAAAATTGGTGCCTGCCGACATGGTGACCGCTGCTCCAGATTACACAATAAACCAACATTCAGCCAG ACAATTGCCCTCCTGAACATTTACAGGAACCCTCAGAACAGTGCCCAGTCTGCTGATGGCCTCACCT GTGCCATCAGTGACATGGAGATGCAGGAGCACTATGATGAGTTTTTTGAG GAGGTCTTCACAGAGATGGAGGAAAAGTATGGAGAGGTGGAGGAAATGAACGTGTGTGACAACCTCGGTGACCACCTAGTTGGAAATGTGTATGTCAAG TTCCGTTATGAAGAGGATGCGGAGAAGGCTGTGATAGACCTGAATAATCGGTGGTTTAATGGACAGCCCATCCATGCTGAGCTGTCTCCCGTAACAGACTTCAGAGAAGCGTGTTGTCGCCAATACGAGATGGG GGAATGTACTCGTGGTGGCTTCTGTAACTTCATGCATCTGAAGCCCATCTCACGGGAACTCAGGAGGGAGCTCTATGGTCGTCGGAGGAAGGG CCGCCATAGGTCCCGGTCTCAATCGAGAGAGAGGCGATCTCGCTCAAGGGACAGAggtcgaggaggaggaggaggaggaggtggtggaggag gaggtggaggaggaggtggccGTGACCGTGAGAGACGTCGCTCTAGAGACAGAGAGCGCTCAGGACGATTCTGA